From Apteryx mantelli isolate bAptMan1 chromosome 14, bAptMan1.hap1, whole genome shotgun sequence, the proteins below share one genomic window:
- the ANXA6 gene encoding annexin A6 isoform X1 — protein MAPKGKVYRGSVKDFPGFDASQDAEALYNAMKGFGSDKEAILDLITSRSNKQRVEICQAYKSLYGKDLIADLKYELTGKFERLIVSLMRPPAYSDAKEIKDAIAGIGTDEKCLIEILASRTNQEIHDLVAAYKDAYERDLEADIVGDTSGHFKKMLVVLLQGTREEDDVVSEDLVEQDAKDLLEAGELKWGTDEAQFIYILGRRSKQHLRLVFDEYLKISGKPIERSIRGELSGDFEKLMLAVVKCIRSTAEYFAERLHKAMKGLGTRDNTLIRIMVSRSEIDMLDIREVFRTKYEKSLYNMIKEDTSGEYKKALLKLCGGDDDAAGEFFPEAAQVAYRMWELSAVAKVELRGTVHPEGNFNDDGDAQVLRKAMKGLGTDEGAIIDIVTQRSNAQRQQIIKAYKAHYGRDLMADLKSELSGSLAKLILGLMLTPAQYDAKQLRKAVEGAGTDESVLIEIMTTRNNQEIKAINEAYQQAYHKRLEDDLSSDTSGHFKRILVSLALGNRDEGPENLTQAQEDAKVVAETLKLADVSSNDSSDSLETRFLSILCTRSYPHLRRVFQEFIKMTNHDVAHAIKKRMSGDVRDAFVAIVRSVKNKPAFFADKLYKSMKGAGTDERTLTRIMISRSEIDLLNIRGEFIDLFDKSLHRMIEKDTSGDYCKALLALCGGED, from the exons GTCTACAGGGGGTCAGTGAAGGATTTCCCCGGCTTTGATGCCAGCCAGGATGCAGAGGCCTTGTACAATGCCATGAAGGGATTTG GCAGTGACAAGGAGGCCATCCTGGACCTCATCACATCCAGAAGCAACAAGCAGCGAGTGGAGATCTGCCAAGCCTACAAGTCTCTCTATGGGAAG GACCTCATTGCAGACCTCAAGTACGAGCTGACGGGGAAGTTTGAGCGACTGATCGTGAGCCTGATGCGGCCCCCCGCCTACAGCGATGCCAAGGAGATCAAAGATGCCATCGCG GGCATCGGCACTGACGAGAAGTGTCTGATTGAGATCCTCGCCTCTCGCACCAACCAGGAGATCCATGACCTCGTGGCTGCCTACAAAGATG CCTACGAGAGGGACCTGGAGGCTGACATAGTTGGAGACACATCAGGTCACTTCAAGAAGATGCTTGTTGTTCTGCTTCAG GGCACCAGGGAGGAGGATGACGTGGTGAGCGAGGACTTGGTGGAGCAGGATGCCAAG GACCTTCTGGAAGCCGGCGAGCTGAAATGGGGCACTGACGAGGCCCAGTTCATTTACATCCTGGGCCGGCGAAGCAAGCAGCACCTCCGCTTGG TCTTTGACGAGTACCTGAAGATTTCTGGGAAGCCAATCGAGAGGAGCATCCGGGGAGAGCTGTCCGGCGACTTCGAAAAGCTGATGCTGGCAGTGG TGAAGTGCATCAGAAGCACAGCAGAGTATTTTGCTGAAAGGCTCCACAAGGCCATGAAG GGGCTGGGCACAAGGGACAACACACTGATCCGCATCATGGTCTCTCGCAGCGAGATCGACATGCTGGACATCCGAGAGGTGTTCAGGACCAAGTACGAGAAGTCTCTCTACAACATGATAAAG GAAGACACATCTGGCGAGTACAAGAAGGCCCTTCTGAAGCTGTGTGGAGGAGATGATGA TGCCGCAGGTGAGTTCTTCCCCGAAGCGGCGCAGGTGGCCTACCGGATGTGGGAGCTTAGTGCAGTGGCTAAAGTGGAG ctgcGAGGAACCGTGCACCCTGAGGGAAACTTCAACGACGATGGCGACGCGCAGGTGCTCAGGAAGGCGATGAAGGGGCTGG GCACAGATGAAGGGGCCATCATTGACATCGTCACCCAGAGGAGCAATGCCCAGAGGCAGCAGATCATAAAGGCGTACAAGGCTCACTACGGCAGG GACTTGATGGCAGATCTGAAATCAGAGCTGTCGGGCAGTTTGGCAAAGCTGATCCTTGGGCTCATGCTGACCCCAGCGCAGTACGACGCCAAGCAGCTGAGGAAGGCCGTGGAG GGAGCCGGCACAGATGAGAGCGTGCTCATTGAAATCATGACCACAAGGAACAACCAGGAGATCAAGGCTATCAACGAGGCATATCAGCAAG cCTACCACAAGCGTCTGGAAGATGACCTGAGCTCTGACACATCAGGGCATTTCAAGAGGATTCTCGTCTCCCTGGCTCTG GGCAACCGTGACGAAGGACCAGAGAACCTCACACAAGCTCAGGAAGATGCAAAG GTTGTTGCCGAGACCCTG AAACTCGCTGATGTCTCCAGCAATGACTCCAGCGACTCCCTGGAGACCCGCTTCCTCAGCATCCTGTGCACCCGCAGCTACCCCCACCTCCGGAGAG TGTTTCAGGAATTCATTAAAATGACCAACCACGATGTGGCGCACGCCATCAAGAAGCGGATGTCAGGAGACGTCAGGGATGCATTCGTGGCCATCG TGCGGAGTGTGAAGAATAAGCCGGCCTTCTTCGCTGACAAGCTCTACAAGTCCATGAAG GGTGCTGGCACGGATGAGAGGACCCTCACCCGCATCATGATCTCCCGGAGTGAGATCGACTTGCTCAACATCCGGGGCGAGTTCATAGACCTGTTTGACAAATCGCTGCACCGCATGATCGAG AAGGACACCTCCGGCGACTACTGCAAGGCTCTGCTGGCGCTGTGCGGGGGGGAGGACTAG
- the ANXA6 gene encoding annexin A6 isoform X2: MAPKGKVYRGSVKDFPGFDASQDAEALYNAMKGFGSDKEAILDLITSRSNKQRVEICQAYKSLYGKDLIADLKYELTGKFERLIVSLMRPPAYSDAKEIKDAIAGIGTDEKCLIEILASRTNQEIHDLVAAYKDAYERDLEADIVGDTSGHFKKMLVVLLQGTREEDDVVSEDLVEQDAKDLLEAGELKWGTDEAQFIYILGRRSKQHLRLVFDEYLKISGKPIERSIRGELSGDFEKLMLAVVKCIRSTAEYFAERLHKAMKGLGTRDNTLIRIMVSRSEIDMLDIREVFRTKYEKSLYNMIKEDTSGEYKKALLKLCGGDDDAAGEFFPEAAQVAYRMWELSAVAKVELRGTVHPEGNFNDDGDAQVLRKAMKGLGTDEGAIIDIVTQRSNAQRQQIIKAYKAHYGRDLMADLKSELSGSLAKLILGLMLTPAQYDAKQLRKAVEGAGTDESVLIEIMTTRNNQEIKAINEAYQQAYHKRLEDDLSSDTSGHFKRILVSLALGNRDEGPENLTQAQEDAKKLADVSSNDSSDSLETRFLSILCTRSYPHLRRVFQEFIKMTNHDVAHAIKKRMSGDVRDAFVAIVRSVKNKPAFFADKLYKSMKGAGTDERTLTRIMISRSEIDLLNIRGEFIDLFDKSLHRMIEKDTSGDYCKALLALCGGED, encoded by the exons GTCTACAGGGGGTCAGTGAAGGATTTCCCCGGCTTTGATGCCAGCCAGGATGCAGAGGCCTTGTACAATGCCATGAAGGGATTTG GCAGTGACAAGGAGGCCATCCTGGACCTCATCACATCCAGAAGCAACAAGCAGCGAGTGGAGATCTGCCAAGCCTACAAGTCTCTCTATGGGAAG GACCTCATTGCAGACCTCAAGTACGAGCTGACGGGGAAGTTTGAGCGACTGATCGTGAGCCTGATGCGGCCCCCCGCCTACAGCGATGCCAAGGAGATCAAAGATGCCATCGCG GGCATCGGCACTGACGAGAAGTGTCTGATTGAGATCCTCGCCTCTCGCACCAACCAGGAGATCCATGACCTCGTGGCTGCCTACAAAGATG CCTACGAGAGGGACCTGGAGGCTGACATAGTTGGAGACACATCAGGTCACTTCAAGAAGATGCTTGTTGTTCTGCTTCAG GGCACCAGGGAGGAGGATGACGTGGTGAGCGAGGACTTGGTGGAGCAGGATGCCAAG GACCTTCTGGAAGCCGGCGAGCTGAAATGGGGCACTGACGAGGCCCAGTTCATTTACATCCTGGGCCGGCGAAGCAAGCAGCACCTCCGCTTGG TCTTTGACGAGTACCTGAAGATTTCTGGGAAGCCAATCGAGAGGAGCATCCGGGGAGAGCTGTCCGGCGACTTCGAAAAGCTGATGCTGGCAGTGG TGAAGTGCATCAGAAGCACAGCAGAGTATTTTGCTGAAAGGCTCCACAAGGCCATGAAG GGGCTGGGCACAAGGGACAACACACTGATCCGCATCATGGTCTCTCGCAGCGAGATCGACATGCTGGACATCCGAGAGGTGTTCAGGACCAAGTACGAGAAGTCTCTCTACAACATGATAAAG GAAGACACATCTGGCGAGTACAAGAAGGCCCTTCTGAAGCTGTGTGGAGGAGATGATGA TGCCGCAGGTGAGTTCTTCCCCGAAGCGGCGCAGGTGGCCTACCGGATGTGGGAGCTTAGTGCAGTGGCTAAAGTGGAG ctgcGAGGAACCGTGCACCCTGAGGGAAACTTCAACGACGATGGCGACGCGCAGGTGCTCAGGAAGGCGATGAAGGGGCTGG GCACAGATGAAGGGGCCATCATTGACATCGTCACCCAGAGGAGCAATGCCCAGAGGCAGCAGATCATAAAGGCGTACAAGGCTCACTACGGCAGG GACTTGATGGCAGATCTGAAATCAGAGCTGTCGGGCAGTTTGGCAAAGCTGATCCTTGGGCTCATGCTGACCCCAGCGCAGTACGACGCCAAGCAGCTGAGGAAGGCCGTGGAG GGAGCCGGCACAGATGAGAGCGTGCTCATTGAAATCATGACCACAAGGAACAACCAGGAGATCAAGGCTATCAACGAGGCATATCAGCAAG cCTACCACAAGCGTCTGGAAGATGACCTGAGCTCTGACACATCAGGGCATTTCAAGAGGATTCTCGTCTCCCTGGCTCTG GGCAACCGTGACGAAGGACCAGAGAACCTCACACAAGCTCAGGAAGATGCAAAG AAACTCGCTGATGTCTCCAGCAATGACTCCAGCGACTCCCTGGAGACCCGCTTCCTCAGCATCCTGTGCACCCGCAGCTACCCCCACCTCCGGAGAG TGTTTCAGGAATTCATTAAAATGACCAACCACGATGTGGCGCACGCCATCAAGAAGCGGATGTCAGGAGACGTCAGGGATGCATTCGTGGCCATCG TGCGGAGTGTGAAGAATAAGCCGGCCTTCTTCGCTGACAAGCTCTACAAGTCCATGAAG GGTGCTGGCACGGATGAGAGGACCCTCACCCGCATCATGATCTCCCGGAGTGAGATCGACTTGCTCAACATCCGGGGCGAGTTCATAGACCTGTTTGACAAATCGCTGCACCGCATGATCGAG AAGGACACCTCCGGCGACTACTGCAAGGCTCTGCTGGCGCTGTGCGGGGGGGAGGACTAG